The nucleotide window TGGCAGCATCAAGCCCCAGGGCAAGCTCAGCAGCATTTCCATATCCATTGCGACTACCTCCCCACCATTTGCAGTACAGACCCGATCGGCCCGCCAAGTAATTCAGGAACAACACCAATTGCGATAATAAGTACGAGCAAGGCTGCAGCCGGTACAATTTCCAAGCCGCACAAATCACGGCCATTCGGTCCTTCTCCAAATGTAATTGAGAGAACGGCCCGCAGCACATAGGCAGCTGTTACAATGATGCCGAACGCTCCCATTGCCGCAACGACCGGCATGGTTTGAAACAAACCGAGAAATGCTAAAAATTCACTAATAAACCCTGACATGCCTGGCAATCCAAGCGAAGCCATCCCGCCCGCCAGTAAAAATCCGCCAAACAACGGCATGCTTTTTGCGAGACCTCCAAGCTTTGCAAGATCACTTGTACCAAACCGATCTTCCAAAATACCAAGTAAAAAGAACAGCAGCGCAGCAATTAAACCGTGCGATACAACTTGAAATACAGCCCCTTTTATGCCCGCTTCATTCATTGCTGCCAAACCAATTAGTACAATCCCCATATGAGAAATACTAGAATAGGCAAGTACTTTGCGCAGATTTGTTTGGATGAGCGCCAATAATGCGCCGTACCATACATTTACCATACCAATTACAGCGATCCAAAACGATAGGCGCTCAAATTGCTCTGGGAATAGCCCAAGTCCAAAGCGAACTAACCCGTAAGCTCCGATTTTCAGCAATACACCAGCATGCAGCATAACAACTGCCGGTGGTGCTTGTACGTGCACCTGCACCATCCAGCGATGAAGCGGAAAGATAGGCAGCTTGATTCCAAATGCGATAAACAGTGCAATAAACAGCCCCATTTTCAGCTCTTCCGATACATGACCAATCGTTTGTCCGCTTTGTAGCGCCTGCATAATACCTTCATAATTGGTCGTTCCCGTCTTACCAAATAAGATGACAAACACAACTAACAAAATAGCCGAGCCAATGCCATTGTAGATTAAATAACTGTAGGAAGCTTGCTCGCTGCCAAACCGTCCCCACTTCCCAACAAGAAGAAACATCGCCGGCAAGGTAAGTTCAAAAAAGAAGAAAAATAATAGAAGATTCTCAGCGGCAAATACCCCGAGCATGCCAATCTCTAATACAAGTAGCAAGGCATAAAAACCTCTCGCACCTTCTGTAATGTTTCGGCCTGCGAAAGCTGCCAACAGCGCCAATACAGCTGTTAAGAACATCATCATAAAGGAAAAACCGTTTACCCCAAGCTCAAACGCTACTTGAAATAGATTTTGCCCTTCAAAATTGCCAAACTGGAACCAGTTTGTATAAAAGGAAAACGATGAAAATGATGCACCCATTACATATGATTGATACATGACAAG belongs to Ectobacillus sp. JY-23 and includes:
- a CDS encoding NADH-quinone oxidoreductase subunit M — translated: MNAILILFVFSPLLGLASLLFTKRSMLVGILGTLFPLVCALVMYQSYVMGASFSSFSFYTNWFQFGNFEGQNLFQVAFELGVNGFSFMMMFLTAVLALLAAFAGRNITEGARGFYALLLVLEIGMLGVFAAENLLLFFFFFELTLPAMFLLVGKWGRFGSEQASYSYLIYNGIGSAILLVVFVILFGKTGTTNYEGIMQALQSGQTIGHVSEELKMGLFIALFIAFGIKLPIFPLHRWMVQVHVQAPPAVVMLHAGVLLKIGAYGLVRFGLGLFPEQFERLSFWIAVIGMVNVWYGALLALIQTNLRKVLAYSSISHMGIVLIGLAAMNEAGIKGAVFQVVSHGLIAALLFFLLGILEDRFGTSDLAKLGGLAKSMPLFGGFLLAGGMASLGLPGMSGFISEFLAFLGLFQTMPVVAAMGAFGIIVTAAYVLRAVLSITFGEGPNGRDLCGLEIVPAAALLVLIIAIGVVPELLGGPIGSVLQMVGR